The Punica granatum isolate Tunisia-2019 chromosome 4, ASM765513v2, whole genome shotgun sequence genome has a window encoding:
- the LOC116205551 gene encoding uncharacterized protein LOC116205551, giving the protein MVLWEITLATAYFLGLKRTYRLALRIQRRLISRRHPKTRQFVQRRTRAVFDVALKVHRNIQERDIEVGRNLGNRILRWLDRMKPSAQIRGSPPPKSTTDSGPSMNTTKQMKSPANQKSPGSFGVPRNGETDRHMFSSRVMWSKPFPTISMMMRPTNRVGSLTQYRHLSMNRLDKWDGAIRKDIMQWMLQK; this is encoded by the exons ATGGTACTGTGGGAGATCACATTGGCGACTGCCTACTTCCTTGGGCTGAAACGCACTTATAGGTTGGCTTTGAGGATTCAGAGGAGGCTGATCAGCCGTAGGCACCCTAAGACCCGTCAATTTGTTCAGAG GCGGACCCGTGCAGTGTTTGATGTGGCCCTTAAAGTTCACCGAAACATTCAAGAAAGGGACATTGAAGTGGGGCGGAATCTGGGTAACCGAATCCTGCGATGGCTGGACCGAATGAAACCGTCAGCTCAGATACGTGGATCTCCTCCACCCAAGTCCACGACTGATTCAGGTCCAAGCATGAACACGACTAAGCAGATGAAGAGCCCTGCAAACCAGAAATCTCCTGGAAGCTTCGGTGTTCCCAGAAATGGTGAAACTGATAGGCATATGTTTAGCTCGAGGGTCATGTGGTCCAAGCCATTTCCAACAATCTCAATGATGATGAGGCCAACCAACCGAGTTGGTAGTCTGACTCAGTACAGGCATTTAAGCATGAACAGGCTTGATAAGTGGGATGGAGCTATTCGCAAAGATATAATGCAGTGGATGCTGCAGAAGTGA
- the LOC116205468 gene encoding uncharacterized protein LOC116205468 produces the protein MVLWEIALGTAYFLGLKRTYRLALRMQRKLISRKHPKTRLFLQRRTRAVSDATLKAHRYIQEKDIGVRRNLGKWIRPWLHRIKLSARVYGSSAPGSGSNSSLSTSITEQIRKSTASQKSLGRTFKYGEAYRRMLSSSWTMRSKPFQPIAMMMGQACPALGNPTQQRHLTSSRLELPGQTHIGGKWDGVIRKDIMQWVLQK, from the exons ATGGTGCTGTGGGAGATCGCATTGGGCACTGCCTACTTCCTAGGGCTGAAACGTACTTATAGGTTGGCTCTGAGGATGCAGAGGAAGCTCATTAGCCGCAAGCACCCCAAGACCCGTCTATTTCTTCAGAG GCGAACACGCGCAGTGTCTGATGCAACCCTTAAAGCTCACAGATACATTCAAGAAAAGGACATAGGAGTGCGTCGTAATCTTGGCAAGTGGATCCGGCCATGGCTCCACCGGATAAAACTGTCAGCTCGGGTCTATGGATCTTCCGCCCCGGGATCTGGCAGCAATTCAAGTCTGAGCACGAGCATAACTGAGCAGATCAGAAAGAGCACCGCTAGCCAAAAATCTCTAGGAAGGACGTTCAAATATGGTGAAGCTTACAGGCGTATGCTCAGTTCAAGCTGGACCATGAGGTCTAAGCCATTTCAACCGATCGCGATGATGATGGGGCAAGCGTGCCCAGCATTGGGTAACCCGACCCAACAGAGGCATTTGACCTCGAGCCGGCTTGAACTCCCTGGACAAACACACATTGGAGGGAAGTGGGATGGAGTAATTCGCAAAGATATTATGCAGTGGGTGCTGCAGAAGTGA
- the LOC116206012 gene encoding binding partner of ACD11 1-like, protein MTTVKVSNVSLGATERDIKEFFSFSGDIEYVEMQSDTERSQIAYVTFKDSQGAETAMLLSGATIVDMSVNIALAPDYKLPPAAMAPPVIENKAPGGAESAFRKAEDVVSSMLAKGFILGKDAVGKGKSFDEKHQLTSTASSKVASIDKKIGLSEKIGVGTAVVSEKISVGTAVVSDKVREVDQKFQVSEKTKSAFAAAEQTVSNAGSAIMKNRYVFTGASWLTGTFNKVAKAAGEVGQKTKEKMEKAEEEQKRKVVDDFAQVHLSDSPEQKPSKPEPVQGLIL, encoded by the exons ATGACGACAGTTAAAGTTAGCAATGTCTCCTTAGGAGCAACTGAGCGGGACATCaaggaatttttttcattttctggaGATATTGAATATGTTGAAATGCAGAG TGATACTGAGCGGTCTCAAATTGCATATGTAACATTTAAGGATTCTCAGGGAGCAGAGACTGCCATGCTTCTCTCG GGTGCAACAATAGTTGATATGTCCGTGAACATTGCTTTGGCTCCGGACTACAAGCTGCCTCCTGCTGCTATGGCTCCACCA GTAATAGAAAACAAAGCTCCCGGTGGTGCTGAGTCAGCTTTCCGTAAGGCAGAGGATGTTGTGAGCAGCATGCTCGCTAAAGGCTTTATACTAGGCAAAGATGCAGTCGGCAAAGGAAAGTCCTTTGATGAGAAGCATCAGTTGACTTCGACGGCCTCATCAAAAGTAGCTTCAATTGATAAAAAGATAGGACTCAGCGAAAAAATTGGTGTGGGCACAGCTGTCGTGAGCGAGAAAATAAGTGTTGGAACAGCTGTAGTGAGCGACAAAGTCCGGGAAGTGGATCAGAAGTTTCAGGTCTCGGAAAAGACAAAATCGGCTTTTGCTGCTGCCGAGCAAACTGTGAGCAATGCTGGTTCTGCTATAATGAAGAACCGGTATGTATTCACTGGGGCTTCGTGGCTCACTGGTACTTTCAACAAGGTCGCAAAGGCTGCAGGGGAAGTTGGGCAGAAGACGAAAGAGAAGATGGAAAAGGCGGAAGAGGAACAGAAGAGGAAAGTTGTGGACGACTTTGCCCAAGTCCATTTATCGGATTCACCAGAGCAGAAGCCCTCGAAGCCTGAACCAGTTCAAGGTTTGATTCTGTGA
- the LOC116202237 gene encoding uncharacterized protein LOC116202237 isoform X1, protein MQRQSLGSPVSKLHSHGGAAVAVTREDVTAAEEAKRRDSFSVSSVLSEYDDEDRKAAKLHRLSTSSLLPPKPEKFVHLIPVLTVLCFLVLYLCSHSPSQTDLAQFNGFKRSPNRIEDPAEAIDDIDGLSELQRRNVVAIRSLRNLQEVKKRSSKYQLSRKLGDF, encoded by the exons ATGCAGAGGCAATCTCTGGGCTCGCCAGTCTCGAAGCTCCACAGCCATGGCGGAGCAGCAGTAGCAGTGACCAGAGAGGACGTTACCGCCGCAGAAGAAGCTAAGAGGAGAGATTCCTTTTCTGTTTCGTCCGTCCTCTCCGAGTACGACGATGAAGACCGCAAAGCCGCGAAGCTCCACCGACTGTCCACCTCCTCCCTGTTGCCTCCCAAGCCGGAGAAGTTCGTCCACCTCATACCTGTCCTCACCGTCCTATGCTTCCTCGTCCTCTACCTCTGCTCCCACAGTCCCTCTCAAACTG ATCTCGCTCAGTTCAACGGATTTAAACGATCGCCTAACCGAATAG AAGATCCGGCCGAAGCAATCGATGATATCGACGGATTGAGCGAACTCCAGAGGAGAAACGTCGTTGCAATTCGAAGCCTGAGGAACTTGCAGGAGGTCAAGAAGCGGTCGTCAAAGTATCAACTGAGCCGGAAACTCGGAGATTTCTAG
- the LOC116202237 gene encoding uncharacterized protein LOC116202237 isoform X2, with amino-acid sequence MQRQSLGSPVSKLHSHGGAAVAVTREDVTAAEEAKRRDSFSVSSVLSEYDDEDRKAAKLHRLSTSSLLPPKPEKFVHLIPVLTVLCFLVLYLCSHSPSQTDLAQFNGFKRSPNRIDPAEAIDDIDGLSELQRRNVVAIRSLRNLQEVKKRSSKYQLSRKLGDF; translated from the exons ATGCAGAGGCAATCTCTGGGCTCGCCAGTCTCGAAGCTCCACAGCCATGGCGGAGCAGCAGTAGCAGTGACCAGAGAGGACGTTACCGCCGCAGAAGAAGCTAAGAGGAGAGATTCCTTTTCTGTTTCGTCCGTCCTCTCCGAGTACGACGATGAAGACCGCAAAGCCGCGAAGCTCCACCGACTGTCCACCTCCTCCCTGTTGCCTCCCAAGCCGGAGAAGTTCGTCCACCTCATACCTGTCCTCACCGTCCTATGCTTCCTCGTCCTCTACCTCTGCTCCCACAGTCCCTCTCAAACTG ATCTCGCTCAGTTCAACGGATTTAAACGATCGCCTAACCGAATAG ATCCGGCCGAAGCAATCGATGATATCGACGGATTGAGCGAACTCCAGAGGAGAAACGTCGTTGCAATTCGAAGCCTGAGGAACTTGCAGGAGGTCAAGAAGCGGTCGTCAAAGTATCAACTGAGCCGGAAACTCGGAGATTTCTAG